The following are from one region of the Vibrio rarus genome:
- a CDS encoding NAD(P)H-binding protein translates to MGITKENIIIVGATGLIGLHVIETLLEHTHTLGTVYVPTRRPLPFTHTKLSPIINEDITQFSGVSASIGLICLGTTKKQAGSQHALYHVDHDLVLACARQMQNMGVKRIGIVSSYGANPASLSHYLRCKGEMERDIKQLAFDRVTFARPGPLLGKRASPRFDEMIVQKILRIVHPIMRGPLINLRSIPAKYVAQYLVFNMLDENHADGIHIAHYSQMISMKPDC, encoded by the coding sequence ATGGGCATCACAAAGGAAAATATTATCATCGTTGGTGCAACCGGTTTAATTGGTCTGCATGTTATAGAAACCTTACTTGAGCACACCCATACCTTAGGCACTGTGTATGTGCCGACACGAAGGCCTCTGCCCTTTACCCATACTAAACTCAGCCCAATCATCAATGAGGATATCACCCAGTTCAGTGGCGTTTCGGCGAGCATCGGCTTAATTTGTTTAGGCACGACCAAAAAGCAAGCTGGCAGCCAACATGCCTTGTACCATGTGGACCATGATTTAGTGCTGGCTTGTGCGCGACAAATGCAAAATATGGGAGTGAAACGTATCGGTATCGTATCCAGTTATGGGGCAAATCCCGCGTCTTTATCGCATTATTTACGTTGTAAGGGTGAAATGGAACGAGACATCAAACAACTCGCCTTTGACAGAGTCACTTTTGCGCGCCCCGGCCCATTATTAGGTAAACGCGCATCACCTCGCTTTGATGAAATGATAGTGCAAAAGATATTACGCATCGTTCACCCTATTATGCGCGGGCCTCTTATTAATTTGCGCTCTATACCAGCCAAATATGTGGCGCAATATTTAGTTTTTAATATGCTTGATGAAAATCATGCTGATGGTATCCATATAGCACATTACTCGCAGATGATATCTATGAAGCCTGATTGTTGA
- a CDS encoding succinylglutamate desuccinylase: MPLFQSSFLQDTLLQAPFSPRSITLDNGVKMSLVQCGVLTVSPANHAENSKHIVISSAIHGNETAPIEILDDLVSQIEAQRIVPKQHLLLIIAHPQAILAKKRFIETNLNRLFSDANQVDTHELSLVRMLKSCVSQFWEGVPMQQRWHLDMHCSIRASKHYTFAISPQSSHPTRQKEFIEFLSQGHIEALLLSEEPSSTFSWFSSSQFGAQAATLELGQVAEFGHNDLGKLSQFKQALIALIMAKQSSRRHSMITYQVASSIYRNSQDFEFYFAQDLPNFSTFHQGEPLGKDGQHIIDMPIEGGGVVFPNPNVELSQRAALIVQPSITHYSNNQLTVKVAS; the protein is encoded by the coding sequence GTGCCACTATTTCAAAGCTCATTCTTGCAAGATACACTGCTCCAAGCCCCGTTTTCCCCACGCTCTATAACGTTAGACAATGGCGTAAAAATGAGCTTGGTACAATGTGGTGTATTAACCGTATCACCTGCTAATCATGCAGAAAACAGCAAACATATTGTCATTTCCAGCGCGATTCATGGTAATGAAACGGCACCAATAGAAATCTTAGATGATCTGGTGAGTCAAATAGAGGCGCAACGCATTGTTCCAAAGCAACATTTGTTGCTTATCATTGCGCATCCACAAGCGATACTGGCAAAGAAAAGGTTTATTGAAACCAATCTCAACCGACTTTTTAGCGATGCCAATCAAGTAGACACCCATGAACTGAGTTTAGTTCGAATGTTAAAGTCGTGCGTCAGTCAATTTTGGGAAGGGGTTCCGATGCAGCAGCGCTGGCATTTAGATATGCACTGCTCAATACGAGCCTCTAAACACTATACGTTTGCCATTAGCCCTCAGTCGTCGCACCCAACCAGACAAAAAGAGTTTATTGAGTTTCTTAGCCAAGGCCATATTGAAGCGCTTTTGCTCTCAGAGGAGCCATCTAGCACATTCAGTTGGTTTAGTAGCAGTCAGTTTGGTGCACAAGCGGCGACGCTGGAGTTAGGGCAAGTGGCGGAGTTTGGCCATAACGATCTGGGTAAACTGTCACAATTTAAGCAAGCCTTAATCGCACTTATTATGGCAAAACAAAGCAGTCGTCGTCATTCAATGATTACCTACCAAGTGGCGAGCTCTATTTATCGAAACAGTCAAGATTTTGAGTTTTACTTTGCTCAAGACTTACCTAATTTCTCTACCTTTCATCAAGGAGAGCCGCTAGGGAAAGACGGACAACATATCATTGACATGCCCATTGAGGGAGGAGGGGTGGTATTCCCCAATCCCAATGTGGAGCTTTCCCAACGAGCGGCGTTGATCGTTCAACCTAGTATCACTCATTACAGCAATAATCAGTTGACGGTGAAAGTGGCCTCTTAA
- a CDS encoding alpha/beta hydrolase encodes MTFTRHAVLISSITLLLTGCVSSVEGPQYQASEQLPPYLQSNFQSYIQDSRQWLLQHRVFLTGDKSTELAAVAPYELIPKQPNGQGILLVHGLGDSPFSYSDIAADLVSQGYRVRVILLPGHGTRAADLSLVQLKDWQEVVQHHYQLLNNKVDGVWLGGYSTGANLVTSLAYEHPSIKGLLLFSPAFKPKNPLAALSPMASYFVNWESKKKEDNYTRYNSLHMNGAATYYKSAQAVQHDLASHHYDKPTFVMLSEADETIDAAFARDTFSQTFTNPNNQLLWFGESRYPDPRIHTFSMNLPQQHIHSASHVSLIFSPDNPVYKRDGKIRMCFNEQPKGQDCATAAADKVWFSAYGDGDEKHIRARMTWNPYFEQNMQQLNAFLKKNRH; translated from the coding sequence ATGACGTTCACACGCCACGCAGTACTAATAAGCTCCATCACTCTACTTTTAACCGGTTGTGTGAGCAGTGTAGAGGGGCCACAGTACCAAGCCTCTGAACAACTACCACCATACCTGCAAAGCAATTTTCAGTCGTATATTCAAGACAGCAGGCAGTGGTTGCTACAACATCGCGTGTTTTTAACCGGCGATAAGAGCACAGAGTTGGCCGCCGTAGCCCCTTATGAGTTGATCCCTAAGCAACCAAACGGGCAAGGCATTTTATTGGTGCACGGTTTAGGCGACTCCCCTTTCTCTTATAGTGATATTGCAGCAGATTTAGTCTCTCAAGGGTATCGAGTACGCGTTATTTTGTTGCCCGGACACGGGACACGCGCCGCCGATCTGTCACTAGTACAACTCAAAGATTGGCAAGAGGTGGTGCAACATCACTATCAATTACTCAATAACAAAGTGGATGGCGTATGGCTAGGAGGCTACTCCACAGGGGCAAACTTAGTCACCTCCCTTGCTTATGAGCACCCCAGCATCAAAGGGTTATTGCTGTTCTCCCCTGCTTTTAAACCCAAAAACCCCTTAGCGGCGTTATCACCTATGGCCAGTTACTTTGTCAATTGGGAAAGTAAGAAGAAAGAGGACAATTACACGCGATACAACTCTTTACATATGAACGGCGCTGCGACTTATTACAAAAGTGCGCAAGCGGTTCAACATGACCTCGCTAGCCATCACTACGACAAACCCACCTTTGTTATGCTCAGTGAAGCCGATGAAACCATTGATGCCGCATTTGCCCGTGATACTTTCAGCCAAACATTTACTAACCCAAACAACCAATTATTGTGGTTTGGTGAGTCTCGCTACCCTGATCCACGGATACACACTTTTTCCATGAACTTACCGCAACAGCACATTCACAGTGCTTCCCATGTCTCTTTAATATTCTCTCCTGATAATCCCGTGTATAAACGGGACGGGAAAATTAGAATGTGCTTCAACGAGCAACCTAAAGGGCAAGACTGCGCTACAGCGGCCGCAGATAAAGTGTGGTTTTCGGCCTATGGGGACGGCGATGAAAAACATATAAGGGCTCGCATGACTTGGAACCCTTACTTTGAACAAAACATGCAGCAATTAAACGCTTTTCTTAAAAAGAACCGCCATTAA
- the glgC gene encoding glucose-1-phosphate adenylyltransferase — protein MTEHNNNYSHLSSNKLVRNTVALVLAGGKGTRLKGLTKEIAKPAVSFGGKYKIIDFTLSNCINSGIRRVGVLTQFMAHDLIDHVQKGWGFMTNSTLDEGVSIIPAQQRTGDSWYRGTADAVYQNLDLIRRRKVEQVLILGGDHIYKMDYSRMLNFHAESGADVTVACIKKPIEQASSFGVMSLDANGRIVSFDEKPANPTPHPKDPSQALVSMGIYIFNADILDKELNDALLDPEYNHDFGHNIIPNLLERAKVNGYVFTQRHPGNNGYWRDVGDLDEYYVANMDLVAPEPELDLYDHSWPIITQQQQRPGAKFIFNDTDRKGFAVDSVLSAGTIISGAEINHSLVSSNCRIEEASVIKDSIVLPDVVIGKNCRLTKVIVGENTIIPDGTVIGENLEEDAKYYEVTKGGVVLVTEANFM, from the coding sequence ATGACTGAACATAATAATAATTACTCGCATTTGTCGAGTAACAAACTTGTGCGCAACACCGTAGCTTTAGTGCTTGCTGGTGGTAAAGGCACTCGTCTTAAAGGTTTAACAAAAGAGATTGCAAAACCTGCGGTTTCTTTTGGCGGAAAATACAAAATTATTGATTTTACCCTTTCAAATTGCATTAACTCAGGTATTCGTCGTGTGGGTGTTTTAACACAGTTTATGGCGCACGACTTAATTGACCATGTGCAAAAGGGCTGGGGCTTCATGACAAACTCAACACTTGATGAAGGTGTGAGCATAATTCCTGCACAACAACGTACTGGTGACTCTTGGTACCGTGGTACAGCCGATGCGGTTTATCAAAACCTAGATTTGATCCGTCGTCGTAAAGTAGAGCAAGTGTTGATCCTTGGCGGTGACCATATTTATAAAATGGATTACTCACGCATGCTTAACTTCCATGCTGAAAGTGGCGCGGATGTTACCGTTGCCTGTATCAAAAAACCGATTGAGCAAGCGTCTTCATTTGGTGTTATGTCACTGGATGCAAACGGACGTATTGTAAGCTTTGATGAGAAGCCAGCCAATCCCACTCCGCACCCTAAAGATCCAAGCCAAGCATTGGTTTCTATGGGTATTTACATCTTTAACGCTGATATTTTAGATAAAGAGTTAAACGATGCATTACTTGACCCTGAATATAACCACGACTTTGGTCATAACATTATCCCTAACTTGCTAGAGCGAGCTAAGGTTAATGGCTATGTATTTACTCAGCGTCATCCAGGTAACAATGGCTACTGGCGCGATGTGGGTGATCTCGATGAGTATTACGTAGCAAATATGGACTTAGTGGCACCAGAGCCGGAACTGGATTTGTATGACCACTCATGGCCAATTATCACTCAGCAGCAACAACGTCCTGGCGCTAAATTCATCTTTAATGACACGGATCGTAAAGGCTTTGCTGTAGATTCAGTGTTGTCAGCAGGGACCATCATTTCGGGTGCAGAAATTAATCACTCGTTAGTGTCGTCTAACTGTCGCATTGAAGAAGCGTCAGTAATTAAAGACAGCATTGTACTTCCTGATGTGGTCATAGGTAAAAACTGCCGCTTAACCAAAGTGATTGTGGGTGAAAACACCATTATCCCTGACGGTACAGTGATTGGTGAAAACCTAGAAGAAGATGCGAAATATTACGAAGTCACCAAAGGTGGTGTAGTATTAGTTACTGAAGCTAACTTCATGTAA
- a CDS encoding MATE family efflux transporter yields the protein MPSHTTRHLGNELFKMTWPMIFGVLSLMSFQLIDSAFIAQLGVLPLAAQGFTLPIGQLIIGVQVGLGIATTSVIAHALGANKRHYARQLAGLVLTLGGVGCGGICLFLYAIRTPLLSLLGATDDVFPIIDSYWIVWLASAWVGAMLYFLYSVCRANGNTLLPGIMMVITSVLNLLLDPLFIFYFDLGIHGAAVATIVAFSMGSLFVLYRIRNKQYYTFDWSDLSISDSVRSLLSIMMPAMTSQLMPPLAAMLSTKLLASYGTAAIAAWALASRYEFFAIVSVLALTMSMPPMIGRFVGAKQGANINTLVNIACVYILGSQIVVALVTLLASGHLAMLMSGEQSVEQILKMHLVTVPFSLAPLGICILLVSVSNALGKPMQALLVSCLRLFVFFLPCLYAGAYFYGLQGLFIGAAIGNTFAGIFAWYNYRSTLKYLQKKWSH from the coding sequence ATGCCATCACATACCACTCGACATCTCGGTAACGAGCTTTTTAAAATGACATGGCCAATGATTTTTGGCGTACTGTCGCTGATGAGCTTTCAACTGATTGATTCTGCATTTATTGCTCAGTTAGGTGTTCTACCATTGGCCGCTCAAGGGTTTACTCTTCCTATTGGGCAATTAATTATTGGTGTGCAGGTGGGACTAGGTATCGCCACCACTTCGGTTATTGCCCATGCCTTAGGGGCAAATAAACGGCACTACGCAAGACAATTGGCCGGATTGGTGTTAACGCTCGGCGGCGTAGGTTGCGGAGGGATTTGCCTTTTTCTATACGCCATTCGCACTCCACTATTGTCTTTACTGGGCGCAACGGATGATGTGTTTCCTATTATAGACAGTTACTGGATTGTCTGGCTTGCCAGTGCTTGGGTGGGCGCTATGCTGTATTTTTTATACAGCGTTTGCAGAGCCAACGGCAACACTCTGTTACCCGGGATCATGATGGTTATCACCAGCGTGCTCAATTTATTGCTCGATCCCCTATTCATCTTTTATTTTGATTTAGGCATACACGGGGCTGCAGTGGCAACTATTGTTGCCTTTAGCATGGGCAGTCTGTTTGTGCTCTATCGGATCCGCAACAAACAGTACTATACCTTTGACTGGAGCGATCTCAGTATCAGTGACAGTGTCCGTTCATTGTTGAGTATCATGATGCCAGCCATGACCAGTCAATTAATGCCCCCTCTTGCGGCAATGCTGTCAACTAAGTTGCTGGCCTCCTATGGCACCGCGGCTATCGCCGCTTGGGCGCTAGCCAGTCGCTATGAATTTTTTGCTATTGTCTCTGTTTTAGCCTTAACCATGTCGATGCCCCCTATGATTGGTCGATTTGTAGGAGCAAAACAAGGCGCTAACATCAATACCTTAGTCAATATCGCCTGTGTTTATATTTTAGGCTCGCAAATCGTGGTGGCATTAGTCACTTTATTGGCCTCTGGGCACTTAGCCATGTTAATGAGTGGCGAGCAAAGCGTAGAACAGATACTGAAAATGCATTTAGTCACCGTGCCATTTAGTTTAGCGCCACTGGGTATTTGTATTTTGTTGGTTTCTGTATCTAATGCGCTGGGTAAACCTATGCAGGCATTACTGGTTTCTTGCTTGCGCCTGTTTGTGTTCTTTTTACCTTGTTTGTACGCGGGCGCTTATTTTTATGGGCTACAAGGTTTATTTATTGGTGCGGCGATTGGCAATACGTTTGCTGGCATTTTTGCTTGGTATAATTACCGTTCAACCTTAAAGTACTTACAAAAAAAATGGAGCCATTAG
- a CDS encoding DUF4056 domain-containing protein — translation MKLSSLFVLALGLFANFSYALDAPSGVRPCCAFGINMKSELGVVPVPFFRVNNIVELSDLNTHLYNDGSQGVTSSLMGTGKESNGLIYTRLGGIIDTAHVRDTADYALYIYSKIKGQLGKAQQIVLEEELRSRIIEMMDVPVNLSDTQQHLAEIELSALLAFRLAQWHEAAQWFGYTSVAGFKEYPSAYSPEDLYSNMLGALIAIEILQQDATVTQGQYEHAFSAVFSRKLSELGAQDAKVTRAVMNSLDKTWWDSSKRLPNKWVVKVRDYQPRLTITPHWSDEEANKNNQVVTLSLKSLQPLEHYGYLTLVAAKQESSFSALPESITQLTVWRAEHFPALAEFAKQQDDTHKLSNNHLLPDY, via the coding sequence ATGAAGCTTTCCTCTCTTTTTGTGTTAGCGCTTGGTCTGTTTGCGAATTTTAGTTATGCGCTAGATGCCCCTAGCGGTGTGCGCCCTTGTTGCGCCTTTGGCATTAATATGAAGTCTGAATTAGGGGTGGTGCCAGTGCCTTTTTTCAGAGTGAACAATATTGTGGAACTGTCTGATCTCAACACGCACCTTTATAATGATGGCTCGCAAGGGGTGACCAGCAGTTTGATGGGTACGGGTAAAGAGTCCAATGGGCTTATTTATACACGCCTTGGCGGGATTATTGACACCGCCCATGTGCGCGATACCGCCGATTACGCCCTCTATATTTACAGCAAAATCAAAGGGCAATTGGGAAAGGCGCAACAGATAGTATTAGAGGAGGAATTGCGCAGCCGGATCATTGAGATGATGGATGTCCCCGTCAATCTCAGTGATACACAGCAACACCTTGCAGAAATTGAACTCAGTGCATTGCTCGCGTTTCGCTTAGCTCAGTGGCATGAAGCCGCGCAGTGGTTTGGCTATACTTCCGTTGCGGGGTTTAAAGAGTACCCCTCAGCGTATTCTCCTGAAGATCTCTACTCTAATATGTTAGGAGCTTTAATTGCCATTGAGATTCTACAGCAAGACGCTACGGTCACTCAGGGTCAATATGAGCATGCCTTTAGCGCCGTTTTTAGCCGAAAACTGAGTGAACTGGGCGCGCAAGATGCCAAAGTGACTAGAGCGGTGATGAACAGTTTAGATAAAACATGGTGGGACAGCAGTAAAAGACTGCCCAATAAGTGGGTGGTTAAGGTTCGTGACTACCAACCTCGCTTAACCATTACCCCGCACTGGAGTGATGAGGAGGCAAATAAAAACAATCAAGTTGTGACATTGTCACTTAAATCATTGCAACCACTGGAACACTATGGCTACCTAACTTTGGTGGCAGCAAAACAAGAAAGCAGTTTCTCCGCCCTTCCTGAGTCAATAACACAACTCACCGTTTGGCGAGCAGAGCATTTTCCCGCCCTTGCTGAATTTGCAAAACAACAAGATGACACTCATAAACTGAGCAATAACCATTTATTGCCCGATTATTAG
- a CDS encoding BamA/TamA family outer membrane protein, whose protein sequence is MRRVFYPSALIWLIPFTAMGDGQNNNMTDEGTHWFSDVLQFFGSSNEVDLSGGMDWGVLPGPFANPEQGVGIGVAAVGLYSPQGIQSGNQLSTLTISGYASSEGSYGIGVHNATFLNQNQWVLGLEGKLSKTPSDYWGIGKAAAEDANNKTLHEGLFFAIKPTLSYQFIDHYFIKGGIDATFLYRQKSQGNALQPQQLQDATNLGVLLAIEYDTRDYQTNPYSGRLVSVEQTWFLNALGSDYQYNELTVNYREYYRLYQNNILAFDYFVQGLSNEDELPWFAMSKLGGDNRMRGYYYGRYRDRYQMTAQLEYRHSFSTRHGAVIWGGAGNIGAHFAELFQHTWLPTYGVGYRFAFKPRVNVRLDLGFGDETTVYFNIHEAF, encoded by the coding sequence ATGAGACGTGTATTTTATCCTTCGGCCCTGATATGGCTTATCCCCTTTACAGCGATGGGCGACGGACAAAACAATAACATGACCGATGAAGGTACTCATTGGTTTAGCGATGTGTTGCAGTTTTTTGGGTCTAGTAACGAAGTGGATCTCTCTGGGGGGATGGATTGGGGGGTGCTGCCCGGCCCTTTTGCCAATCCTGAACAAGGGGTTGGCATTGGTGTCGCAGCGGTCGGGCTTTACTCGCCACAAGGCATTCAAAGTGGCAACCAACTGTCGACATTGACCATCAGTGGCTATGCCTCTTCAGAAGGCTCTTATGGCATTGGAGTGCACAACGCCACTTTCTTAAATCAAAATCAGTGGGTATTGGGCCTAGAGGGCAAACTGTCTAAAACCCCCAGCGACTATTGGGGAATAGGAAAAGCCGCCGCGGAAGATGCGAATAATAAAACCCTACATGAAGGTCTATTCTTTGCCATTAAGCCTACGCTCTCTTATCAATTTATTGACCACTACTTTATTAAAGGGGGCATAGATGCAACGTTTTTATATCGTCAAAAATCTCAAGGCAATGCTTTACAACCGCAGCAGTTACAAGATGCCACTAATTTAGGTGTGCTACTTGCTATCGAGTATGACACCCGTGACTATCAAACAAACCCCTACTCGGGTCGTTTAGTAAGCGTTGAACAAACTTGGTTTTTGAATGCTTTAGGCTCTGATTATCAATATAACGAGTTGACCGTTAATTACCGGGAATACTATCGGTTATACCAGAACAACATTCTTGCCTTTGATTACTTTGTTCAGGGCCTGAGTAATGAGGATGAGCTTCCTTGGTTTGCAATGAGTAAACTTGGCGGTGACAACCGAATGCGGGGTTATTATTACGGGCGCTATCGAGATCGTTATCAAATGACGGCGCAACTGGAGTATCGCCACTCTTTCTCCACCAGACATGGTGCGGTGATATGGGGAGGCGCGGGAAATATCGGCGCTCACTTTGCCGAACTTTTTCAACACACTTGGTTACCCACTTATGGTGTCGGTTACCGTTTCGCGTTTAAGCCTAGAGTCAATGTTCGCTTAGACTTAGGTTTTGGTGACGAAACCACCGTTTATTTTAATATCCACGAGGCATTTTAA
- a CDS encoding dCMP deaminase family protein, which yields MLTKWAKRFYQMSELVASWSKDPSTQVGAVITKHNRIVSVGFNGYPHGIADSAETDDRDMKYLKTLHAEENAILFAKRDLDGCEIWVTHFPCPNCAAKIIQTGISSVHCPEQNADFLSRWGDKIKISEEMFNQAGVNIDWLPLEQLKAE from the coding sequence ATGTTAACAAAATGGGCAAAACGCTTTTATCAAATGTCCGAATTGGTCGCCTCTTGGAGTAAAGATCCTTCCACGCAAGTGGGCGCTGTTATCACTAAACATAATCGTATCGTTTCTGTTGGGTTTAATGGATATCCACACGGCATAGCAGACAGTGCCGAAACGGATGACCGTGATATGAAGTACCTGAAAACACTGCATGCTGAGGAAAACGCAATTTTGTTCGCCAAACGCGATCTCGATGGTTGCGAGATTTGGGTGACGCATTTTCCTTGTCCAAACTGCGCGGCTAAAATTATCCAAACCGGCATTTCTTCAGTGCATTGCCCTGAGCAAAATGCCGACTTTTTATCTCGCTGGGGCGATAAGATAAAAATCAGTGAAGAGATGTTTAATCAGGCGGGAGTGAACATTGACTGGCTTCCTCTTGAGCAACTCAAAGCCGAATAA
- a CDS encoding ATP-binding protein: MLIIIRGLPGSGKSTLAKKLQQERAMLHLEADMYFINPQGEYQFNGNKIQAAHAWCLQQTRACLQQQGSVVVSNTFTQLWEIRPYHALAVKMGVEFAIYQCTGQYPNIHNVPDSHIKKMRKRWHKLPQDLKKYLK, encoded by the coding sequence GTGTTAATTATTATTCGAGGATTACCAGGCTCTGGTAAGTCAACGTTAGCTAAAAAGCTACAACAAGAGAGGGCAATGCTGCACCTTGAGGCGGATATGTATTTTATCAATCCGCAGGGCGAATATCAGTTTAATGGGAACAAAATACAGGCCGCTCATGCTTGGTGTTTACAACAAACACGCGCTTGCCTTCAACAGCAAGGCTCGGTAGTGGTCTCTAATACCTTCACTCAATTGTGGGAAATAAGACCCTACCACGCATTAGCGGTAAAAATGGGAGTGGAATTTGCCATCTACCAATGCACAGGGCAATACCCCAATATACATAATGTCCCTGACAGTCACATAAAGAAGATGAGAAAGCGTTGGCATAAGTTGCCACAGGATCTGAAAAAGTACCTAAAATAA
- a CDS encoding adenosine deaminase, whose amino-acid sequence MRQFIEGLPKVELHLHIEGTLEPELMFELANRNGIEIPYSSPQQIRQAYQFHNLQSFLDIYYQGANVLITEQDFFDLTWAYLQKCQQDNVLHTEIFFDPQTHTNRGIAFATVVNGIHRALQKGQQELAISSHLIMCFLRHLSQQSALETLQQALPHKDKIIGVGLDSSELGNPPQKFAQVFQQAIKEGFLTVAHAGEEGPSSHIQDAMTLLGVSRIDHGVRCVDDPKLMQILQVLKMPLTVCPLSNIKLKVFDSMQEHNVVELLHQGLCVTINSDDPAYFGGYMTDNFHQIALTHPIESKELAQFTRNAIDASFASDDRKQDLIRHLEGYLVQCIQ is encoded by the coding sequence TTGCGACAGTTTATCGAAGGCCTACCTAAGGTTGAGCTTCATCTGCACATTGAAGGAACCTTAGAGCCCGAATTGATGTTTGAACTTGCCAACAGAAACGGTATTGAGATCCCATATTCGAGCCCCCAACAAATTCGACAAGCCTATCAGTTTCACAACTTACAATCTTTTCTTGATATCTATTATCAAGGGGCCAATGTACTGATCACCGAGCAAGATTTCTTTGATCTCACTTGGGCTTATCTACAAAAGTGCCAGCAAGATAATGTGTTGCACACCGAGATATTTTTCGACCCTCAAACCCATACCAACAGAGGCATTGCCTTTGCTACGGTCGTCAATGGTATTCATCGCGCTTTGCAAAAAGGCCAGCAAGAATTGGCGATCAGTAGTCATTTAATCATGTGCTTTTTACGCCACTTATCGCAACAGTCGGCTTTGGAGACATTGCAACAAGCGTTGCCCCACAAAGATAAAATTATAGGGGTGGGGTTAGACTCATCAGAGCTAGGCAATCCGCCACAAAAATTTGCCCAAGTGTTCCAGCAGGCCATCAAAGAAGGGTTTCTTACCGTGGCACATGCGGGAGAAGAAGGCCCTTCAAGTCATATTCAAGACGCCATGACATTATTGGGTGTATCACGTATTGATCACGGGGTGCGCTGTGTGGATGACCCTAAACTGATGCAAATATTACAGGTTTTAAAAATGCCTTTAACTGTCTGCCCGTTATCCAACATTAAACTGAAAGTGTTTGATTCAATGCAAGAGCACAATGTGGTTGAGCTTTTACATCAAGGGCTCTGTGTGACCATCAACTCAGACGATCCGGCCTACTTTGGAGGGTATATGACAGATAACTTCCATCAAATTGCTTTAACGCATCCTATAGAATCAAAAGAGTTAGCTCAATTTACCCGTAATGCCATTGACGCCAGTTTTGCTAGTGACGATCGCAAACAAGATCTGATCCGGCATTTAGAAGGCTATTTAGTGCAGTGTATACAATAG
- a CDS encoding helix-turn-helix transcriptional regulator — MSKTFERYQRVLQNIPCHPDYVTSLELRQILLSKDLLNPALDEKSQMKTVQRIINKVAADYYCIEIDNDKRPHQIKISQGQQHPINPAAMSSVLSLQIIEHEVLEMLPPTMRKEVSNLISTGKAERDQKIELWKERFTYAPIEFQLTSPSFDESFIATIEQGIVEKRSLNMKYKKRGSIKEQQYHIEPLGIVLHGRSFYLVAVKKNTQQYRTFAIHRIVKLSLGFSVQKCQQHFNAKQYIEQHVPHFSGGEFTQVILKIDNYDGLHLIEETRLCKNQTTINSTAQHTTISAKVRDSLGFEWWLMKNANVVEVIEPIHIREKIKANLTQALLKYQ; from the coding sequence ATGTCAAAAACGTTTGAACGCTACCAACGGGTACTGCAAAACATCCCCTGTCACCCTGATTATGTGACTAGCCTCGAATTGAGGCAGATTTTGCTGTCTAAAGACTTGCTCAACCCAGCACTTGATGAAAAAAGCCAGATGAAAACCGTGCAAAGGATCATCAACAAAGTCGCCGCAGACTATTATTGCATTGAGATTGATAACGACAAGCGTCCTCACCAAATAAAGATTTCACAAGGCCAGCAACACCCCATTAACCCTGCAGCTATGAGCAGCGTGCTCTCTTTGCAAATTATTGAACACGAAGTATTAGAGATGCTGCCTCCCACTATGCGCAAAGAGGTGTCTAACCTTATTAGCACAGGGAAAGCCGAACGGGATCAAAAGATTGAGTTATGGAAAGAGCGCTTCACCTACGCCCCTATCGAATTTCAACTCACCTCACCCTCATTTGATGAATCCTTCATTGCTACCATTGAACAAGGCATTGTTGAAAAGCGCAGCTTAAATATGAAGTATAAGAAGCGCGGTAGCATTAAAGAGCAACAATATCATATTGAACCGCTAGGAATTGTGTTGCATGGTCGAAGTTTTTATTTAGTTGCCGTAAAAAAGAATACCCAGCAATACCGCACCTTTGCCATTCACCGCATTGTAAAGTTAAGCCTTGGGTTTAGCGTGCAAAAGTGTCAGCAGCATTTTAATGCCAAGCAGTATATTGAGCAGCATGTACCGCACTTCTCTGGGGGCGAGTTTACCCAAGTGATCCTAAAAATAGATAACTATGACGGCTTGCACCTTATTGAAGAAACGCGCTTGTGTAAAAATCAAACCACTATTAACAGCACCGCTCAACACACCACTATTAGCGCAAAAGTGCGTGATAGTTTGGGCTTTGAGTGGTGGTTGATGAAAAATGCCAATGTGGTTGAAGTGATTGAACCCATCCATATTCGAGAGAAAATTAAGGCCAACTTAACTCAAGCCTTATTAAAATATCAATAA